The following are encoded together in the Triticum dicoccoides isolate Atlit2015 ecotype Zavitan chromosome 6B, WEW_v2.0, whole genome shotgun sequence genome:
- the LOC119323703 gene encoding probable LRR receptor-like serine/threonine-protein kinase At3g47570, translated as MAIAMGVMSLLCSFLAVLTTTMVTASDKAALLAFKAQVSSGDWLASWNSSVGFCNWEGVTCSHRRRPERVVELRVDIKTLAGVLSPAIGNLTFLRTLNLSFNSLHGEIPASIGRLHRLQRLDLGHNSFSGTFPMNLTSCISMTVMALPNNKLGGHIPADLGKKLTSLAVISLRDNHFTGFIPTSLANLSHLQYLDLTTNQLVGSIPPGLGRFQRMQFFSLVGNNLSGMLPPSLYNWSSVEVFSVGFNMLYGSIPDDIGDKFPKLEYLGLIRNHFSGALPSSLSNMSSLTNLNIGRNRFSGYVPSTLGRLIALQRLHLGENELKANDNKGWEFITSLANCSQLQVLVLANNNFGGQLPGSIVNLSRTLTGLYLMDNRIYGSIPADIGNLISLEILGIANTSIYGVIPESIGKLENLIELSVYNNSLSGLIPSSLGNLSQLTRLVADHGNLEGTIPASLGKLKNLFLLDLSANYRLNGSIPIEIFKLPSLSWYLDLSYNSLSGPLPNEVGSLANLNHLALSGNQLSGKIPDSIKNCIVLERLSLDNNSFEGSIPRLLANIKGLRVLNLTMNKLSGNIPDAMGNIGNLQELYLAHNHLSGPIPLVLQNLTSLFELDVSFNNLQGEVPNEGVFRNITYLAVVGNANLCGGTPQLHLAPCSTRHLSKNKRKIKMPKSIVISLATAGAILFSLLVIFLVWILCKKLKPRQKTLAQHSIVDDHYKRIPYHALLRGTNEFSEANLLGRGSYGAVYKCVLDTEERTLAVKVFNLGQSRYSKSFEAECETMRRIRHRCLIKIITSCSSVNHQGQEFKALVFEFMPNGNLDGWLHPKSQEATTNNTFSLAQRLDIAVDIVDAVEYLHNYCQPLVIHCDLKPSNILLAEDLSARVGDFGISRILQENTSEGMQTSYGSTGLRGSIGYVAPEYGEGSAVSTAGDIYSLGILLLEMFTGRSPTEGTFGDSLGLHKFVEDALPDRTLEIADPTMWLHSGEHNNTISIRIQELLVSVLRLGISCSKQHPRDRALTRDATTEMHAIRDAYLKFIGEHGAEREASTQEIQSSVA; from the exons ATGGCAATAGCAATGGGGGTCATGAGTTTGCTATGCTCATTTCTAGCCGTCCTGACTACCACCATGGTGACCGCTAGCGACAAGGCCGCGTTGCTTGCTTTCAAAGCGCAGGTTAGCAGTGGTGACTGGCTGGCCTCGTGGAACAGCAGCGTTGGCTTCTGCAACTGGGAAGGCGTGACTTGCAGCCATCGGAGGAGACCTGAGAGAGTGGTGGAGCTGAGAGTGGACATCAAGACGCTTGCTGGAGTGCTCTCCCCGGCCATCGGAAACCTCACATTCCTGCGAACGCTCAATCTGAGCTTCAACTCGCTACACGGGGAGATTCCGGCGAGCATCGGCCGCCTTCACCGCTTGCAGAGGCTCGATTTGGGCCACAACTCCTTCTCCGGTACATTCCCTATGAACCTGACCTCCTGCATCAGCATGACCGTAATGGCACTGCCCAACAACAAGCTTGGCGGGCACATCCCGGCTGACCTCGGCAAGAAGCTCACGTCCCTGGCAGTGATCTCACTGAGAGACAACCACTTCACAGGGTTCATCCCGACATCTCTGGCCAACCTGTCCCATCTACAATACCTCGATCTCACCACTAATCAGCTTGTGGGCTCAATCCCACCAGGGCTCGGAAGATTCCAGCGCATGCAGTTCTTCAGCCTTGTCGGAAATAACCTCTCTGGTATGCTCCCACCTTCTCTCTACAACTGGTCATCGGTGGAAGTATTTTCAGTAGGGTTTAATATGTTGTACGGAAGCATTCCGGATGATATTGGCGACAAGTTCCCTAAGTTGGAATATCTCGGCTTAATTCGTAATCACTTCAGTGGAGCCCTCCCTTCATCACTGTCCAATATGTCTAGTCTCACGAATCTTAATATTGGGCGAAATAGATTTAGTGGTTATGTGCCTTCCACTTTGGGGAGGCTCATAGCTCTCCAGAGACTGCACTTGGGTGAAAATGAGCTCAAAGCGAATGACAACAAGGGGTGGGAATTCATCACTTCTTTGGCAAACTGCAGCCAACTGCAGGTATTGGTACTCGCAAACAATAATTTTGGAGGACAACTGCCAGGTTCAATTGTGAACCTCTCAAGGACTCTCACAGGGTTATACTTAATGGATAATAGGATCTATGGAAGTATCCCTGCAGATATTGGAAATCTGATTAGTCTGGAAATACTTGGAATAGCAAATACTTCCATTTACGGAGTGATTCCAGAGAGCATCGGTAAGCTAGAGAACTTGATCGAGCTATCCGTGTACAATAATAGCTTGTCTGGCCTCATACCATCATCTCTAGGGAACCTTTCGCAGTTGACTAGGCTTGTTGCAGACCATGGCAACTTGGAGGGGACCATTCCAGCAAGCCTGGGGAAGTTGAAAAACCTATTCTTACTTGATTTGTCAGCTAACTACAGACTCAACGGTTCAATACCCATAGAGATTTTCAAATTACCTAGCCTTTCTTGGTATTTGGACCTGTCATACAATTCCCTTTCTGGACCCCTTCCTAATGAAGTTGGTAGTTTGGCAAATCTTAACCACCTGGCTCTATCAGGAAACCAGTTGTCTGGCAAGATACCCGATAGTATTAAGAATTGCATAGTGTTGGAAAGGCTATCATTAGACAACAATTCATTTGAAGGAAGCATACCTCGGTTGCTAGCAAATATAAAGGGGCTCAGAGTATTGAATCTGACCATGAATAAGTTATCTGGTAATATTCCTGATGCCATGGGCAATATTGGAAACCTGCAGGAACTATACCTAGCACATAACCACTTGTCAGGGCCAATCCCACTAGTTCTACAGAATTTGACATCGTTGTTTGAATTGGATGTATCCTTCAACAATTTGCAAGGTGAGGTGCCAAATGAAGGTGTTTTCAGAAATATCACTTACTTGGCAGTTGTTGGGAATGCAAATTTGTGTGGCGGTACACCTCAACTTCATTTGGCTCCATGCTCCACAAGGCACTTAAGCAAGAACAAAAGAAAGAT AAAGATGCCAAAGTCTATTGTAATTTCTCTAGCGACAGCTGGAGCAATCTTGTTCTCACTTTTGGTTATTTTTCTTGTTTGGATACTTTGCAAGAAGCTCAAACCAAGACAAAAGACATTAGCACAACATTCAATTGTTGATGACCATTACAAGAGAATCCCCTATCATGCATTATTGAGAGGAACTAACGAGTTTTCAGAAGCCAACTTGCTTGGGAGAGGAAGTTATGGTGCAGTTTATAAGTGTGTTTTGGACACTGAAGAAAGAACATTGGCTGTCAAGGTGTTCAATCTGGGTCAATCAAGATATTCCAAGAGTTTTGAGGCTGAGTGTGAGACTATGAGAAGGATACGACACCGTTGTCTCATTAAGATCATTACTTCTTGTTCGAGCGTTAACCACCAAGGTCAAGAGTTTAAGGCATTGGTTTTTGAGTTCATGCCCAATGGTAACTTGGATGGCTGGCTTCATCCAAAATCTCAAGAAGCCACTACAAACAACACTTTCAGCCTTGCCCAGAGGCTTGATATTGCTGTTGATATTGTGGACGCAGTAGAATATTTGCACAACTACTGTCAGCCATTGGTAATCCACTGTGATCTTAAGCCAAGCAACATTCTTCTTGCTGAAGACCTGAGCGCCCGAGTTGGAGACTTTGGCATATCAAGGATCCTTCAAGAAAATACAAGCGAAGGGATGCAGACTTCATATGGCTCAACTGGACTTAGAGGTTCCATAGGCTATGTTGCTCCAG AGTATGGGGAAGGCTCTGCTGTCTCAACCGCTGGTGATATTTATAGTCTTGGCATACTACTGCTTGAGATGTTTACGGGAAGAAGCCCAACAGAAGGCACGTTCGGAGATTCATTGGGTCTGCATAAGTTTGTCGAGGATGCTCTTCCAGATAGAACCTTGGAGATAGCTGACCCGACAATGTGGTTGCACAGCGGAGAACACAATAACACTATAAGCATTAGAATTCAGGAATTATTGGTTTCAGTCTTGAGGCTTGGCATATCCTGCTCAAAGCAACATCCTCGTGACCGAGCACTGACAAGAGATGCAACAACGGAGATGCACGCAATTAGAGATGCATACCTCAAGTTCATAGGGGAGCATGGAGCAGAACGAGAAGCCTCGACTCAAGAAATTCAGAGCAGCGTTGCATAA